The stretch of DNA CTGATTATCGACACATCATGTCCCTGCTGGTGCGGGGCTACTCTTATCGGGACGTCCAAGCGTTGGANGGGTGTTCGCATCGCACGATTGCGAAGGCTCGCCAGATCCTTGAAGCCGAGGCGTTCACGACCGAGGATCAGGTCAAGGCGTTGACGGCGGAGGACGTGGACCGTTTGTTCACGGACGGGAGGAAGGCAGCGTCCGGTGAGTTTGTCCCGATCGATATCGAGGCGGTGGTCGCGGCCAGGATTGGCCGGAAGAAGCCGCCGTTGAAGGTGTTGTGGGCCCGCTACCTCGAGAACCCCGTGAGTGGGACGGCACGGTTTTATGGGTATGACCGTTTCTGCGAGATCGTGGCCGAGCATGTGCGTGTCAATGATCTAACGAGCCCCATCACCCATGCGCCAGGGCGCACGATGCAGGTAGATTGGGCCGGGACACGGATGCAGCTGACGGATCCGATCACCCGGGACACGGCAAGTCTCGATGNNTTCGTGGCGTCGTTGCCGTATTCAGGGATGATCTTCGCCCACGGTTTCCTCGATGAGAAGATGGCGGCATGGTGCGACGCGCACCGGCGTGCGTTTGAGTACTTTGACGGGGTCTGCCAAGTCATCGTGCCCGACAACGCATCGACGGCATCGAACCAGATCAGCCGCTACGANAAAGCCAGGGACGTGAACCAGTCCTATGCCGCGTTCTTGGAGCATTACCAGTGCGCAGCCGCNCCGACCCGAGCCGCAGCACCGAAGGAGAAGGGCAACGTTGAGGCTGGTGTGAAGGTCGTGACGAATTGGGTCATTCACTATCTGGCTGACCGGCGCTTCACGGACCTTGATGAGTTAAACGAGGCCGTCGCCGAACAGGTGGAGGTCATCAATGACCGGACCCCGTTCCGTGGGGAGGCCCGCTCCCGCCGGGCATGGTTCCAAGAGATGGAGCATGCGGAGCTGATGGAGTTGCCGGCGCAACGGTGGCAACAGGTCCAGTGGCGCAAGGCCAAGGTCTCCAGNGACTGGCACGTACAGGTTGATACGGCCAAGTATTCCGTGCCGAACCAGCACGCCGGGCAAGTGTTGGATGTGCGGATTGTTGGTGAGCATGTCACGATCCTGGCCGGCGGGGACATCGTCGCCACCCACCAGCGTGCTACCCGGCGTAACAGCTTTGTCACCGACGACTCCCATGCCCCGGCCGGGTACGAGGACACCTCACTGTTGTGGACCAGAGCCTACTTCCTGCGGCAGGCGGCGAAGGTCGGCCCCTACACAGAGCAGGCATTGAGGCAGTTGTTGGACCGGTTGAAGATCGAGGCCCAGGGCTACCGATCTTGCATGAATATCTTGGGCCTGGGCAAGGGCAATAACCGCAGTCTGCTCGAGGCGGCCTGCCGGACCCTGTGCACCCAGGAGCCAGTTCGGCTGGTCAGCTACACGGCGCTCAAGCACCAGATCAGCGTGGAGCGGGCAGCCCATACCGGGCGCCCCTTAGTGCAGGACCCGCCAGCGCACGGGCCCGGCGCACCACCAGCCCCGGCGCTGGGTAGCCGGGAAACACGGGGAGCTCATCTGGGCGGGATCTCCCAGTTCAGTCTCGAGGCCTTGACCCGCACCACCGGTGCCGCGGACGGGAAGGAGGCCGGCCATGCTTGATGACCACCTGACTGAAGATGACATGGGCTTGTTCACCGGGTTGAGGATGACCGCGTTCGGGCAGGCCGTGATCGATATCGCCAACGATCCTGCCTGTGACACATGGACGTTTTCCAAGAAGATCCGGCACGCGCTGGAATTGGAAACCACGGCCCGGTCGCAGCGGCGGATCTTGAAGCTGCTCAAGGAATCGAAGACACCGAACTTGGCTGCTTGTGTTGAGGAAATCCACTATCGTCCCGATCGGACGCTGAACCGCAACGTCATCGAACGGCTCGCTTCCTGCCGGTGGATCGAGAATGCCACGAACCTAGTCATTCTCGGCAAATCCAGTGTTGGCAAGTCATATCTGGCCCAAGCCATGGTCAACGCAGCCTGCCGGCGCGGCTACACCGCACGGTATTACCGGCTCGATGACCTAGCGAACACACTGGCCGTTTACCACCGCTCCGACCCGGAACGGCTGGCGTTCCTTCGTACCCTGCACGACTGCGACACGTTATTTTTAGATGANCTTTTGACCACGACGATCACCCGNGAAACGGCCAGCGAACTGCTGAATATCCTCGCTGCTAGGGAAAACCGCGGATCCACCGTCGTCAGCTCCCAGTTCGACCCCGAGGACTGGTACAAATCACTGCACGAAGCCGTCATCGCAGAGTCCATCCTCAACCGCATCGTCTCCACCAGCGAGCTGATCCAGCTTGACGGACCAAACATGCGCCAACACACCCACAAGCAACGTGAAGGCGGTGCCACCCAAAANTAGAAAGCAGCGGTTGTGGGACCCGGCGCTACCGGGTCCCACAACAGCTACCCCATCGACCCAGACGCACTACCGGATCGACCCACAGGTGCTACCGAAAGCCTCTGCTAAACAGCAGCTATCATCGGGGCTCTTCCTAATGAGCATGTTTGGTGGAGATAGTGCCGATGCCTTGTTGCCTGCCGGAATGGCGGCGTGTGCTGATGACGCCGCAGCTCGGGCATCCTGATTCAACGGTGCCATCAATATGAATTCTGCGTTGGCCAGAACTCAGCGTCTGGGTTTCCAGGACCCGGTAGTCGTCCAGATTGAAGATCCTGGTGGCAGCATCAGGGTGCACTAAAGTAAGCTCGATCAAGGCTCGTAGTCCTGTCAAAGATGCATGCGTCAGAACATCCATCACAACAGGCCTACGAGCCACCTTTGTTCAAGGACACGAAACCAGATTTCACCACGAACCGCGGAGAGCCAACATACCGTCGCCAGATCATTGCCGGAATCAGGCGCATTCAGACCAAAATTACACTCTGGATTCTGAATAGCCGCTTCACATGTCAAACAGCGGGCGAGAAGAAATACGTTGTTCTGCTAGAGATTAATGAATCACTAANAATGAACTTGTCGGCAAACTTAATGGTTACCTTCTTTTCGCCAATAATAATACCGTTGAAAACCCCGAATACTGCGGCGTAATTGCCCTNTATAATAACATCTTCAATTTCATGCATGCCGGAGATAATTATTCTTGATTTATCATAAAAGTGCCGAATTTGGCGAATACCTTCCATCCGCTCGTAACCAGGGCGACTATAGTGAGAGTCCTCGGAAAATAGCTTATATACACCCGTTGGGTTAGAATCAACAGTCTTGTAGTATAAATTTACTAAATTAGAAATATTAGATTGTTCCGTCATGAAACGGTTACCGAGTATTCTGATGCGATTCTATTCGCGGTTGACCACAGCTCTTCTTGGCTGTCGGCACNCAAAATCGGTAGCGAACACCAAACGGACGGATGAGTGATATCGACAAAATCACCGACTTTGCGCGCAGTAACAACTTCGAGGACATTTGGATCGCTGGCCAGCCTTACGGGATCGGGCATTCCATTGATGGTGCCGCTGCTACTAGGGGCTAGGTTCACGAAGCCGACATATCGAAATTTTCCTGCTGCAAAGGANNAGGTCTTCTTTGCGCCTCCGCTGAGTTCATGAATCCAGACAATCTTTTCATCTACACCAATGGCATGACCAATAGTCTTAANAACTACACCGCCAGCAAATCGGGTTGCAATTTCTGAAANGACCAAGGATCCAGACTGATCTTCCCTAAATACCTCCAGATGTGTGACACCCTCACTAATGCCGAATGTTTTGTTAATTGTGTCCTGAATTTTCTTCAACTCGGCATAGAGTTCCAAGTTTTCTTCCTCATCAAGGATGAATGATCCGTTAAGGGAAGTCGAGCTATTCTGGATGCTAAGCCGTGGCACAAAATATTGTCCAACGGTGAAGAACCAAGGTTCTCCGTCTCGCCAAACTGCATCGATATGATATTCAACACCAGAGATGAACTCTTCGGCAATTAACGCGTCAGCCCATATGTCAGGGCCGGAATCATAATCTTNTAAAATGCNTATGAGATCTCGTCTATTGTTTATGCGCGCTGTTAACATCGTCGCCATGCCACTGGCGGGTTTGATTACTAGAGGGTATCCGACGAATTGTTCAATCTCAGTGATTTTTGCTTTTTGGGNATTTTGTATTGAATAAAACTTTGGTACATTAAGACCTGCTTTGTTTAACTCATATTTCATCTTTCTCTTATCGCGAGTATTGGACGCTAATTCAATACTGTAAGAACTGACACCTAGCATTTGGCAAAGAAATCCCGCCCCATACTGACTGTATTCCGTGAATGATGCAATTTTGTCGATTTTAATTTCGCGCACTTTTATATCCACGGCAATTGACGCGAGTTGCTCGATTGAGTCGAAGGAGGAAATGTAAAATATTTCTTCCATGCGATTGAGGATTTCTTGATTTAGCGACCTGGCGGCGCCGGATGCGTCAAGAATTAAATATACTTTATGTCCAGCATTTAGTATCCATTCGGCCAAGTCGTCAGTTGTGTCGTATTTGCAAAGTAGTATGTTCAACTTATTTTCCTCGTATTCTAGTAACTAAATATTTTGGAGACTTTATGTTTTGGCTTAGTGTTGCCATTGATGGTCGTGAAATTTCGAATAGGTTTCGTTGATGAATTTTTCAGTTCTGAATGGATTTGGATCGCAAAACACCAATTTTGCATTCAATGGCTTTTAGGCGTCTCAAGTCGCCAAGTATCGTGTTATAGGCCAGCCGCGCTATGATTCATACGACTATAACGCATAGTTCCTCGGTGGCTTGTTGCTGTTACTTGGCCTCGATTTTCATGAGGTCCGGTTTCTGGTGAATCTGGGCTGACCGTCTGCGTGATGGTTCTGATTGTGGCATGTGGGTGTGACAAAAGTGCCCGCTATCCTGGTGGCGACTGGCGGTGACGTGTTCCACGCCGGTCACGGTGGTGCTGGTGGTTTCTGAAATGGTTCGGACGGATGGTGGCGTTGCTTAGGTCGGACACAGGGCGGCGATCCGTGTCATTTTCTTGATCAGCGGCTTCACGTCCGATGCTGTGGCGGCCAGGTGGAGGGTGGTTTGGCGGGTTTGGCTGGCGATTGTCCAGCTGATTTCGAAGAGTCTGGCCCGAAGCTTCTTCGGTTCCCAACGCCTGGCCTGCGTCCTGGCGAACGCAATCATCTGAGTCGTGGCCATGATTTCAGCGGCGAGCATGACCACCGGGCACCAGAGCTCGTTGCTGGCGAAAGCATGGAAGGCCAGGTTCGCCAGGCCAGTGTCTTTGACCTGCGGGTCCTGTCCTCACACCGCGCCAGTAGCCGATGTCGTACTTCTGAGTACGGCGAGTGGATCCTTGGCCTGGTTGGTGGCGATGGCTGCGTACCGGTACCCGTCGATATCGCCGATCCGCAACAGCGCACCATTGGGCGCGACTTCCTTGCGGATGATGACCCGCATGTCGGCCGGCCGAGAGGAGAGGTTCAGCATGCCGGTTATGTCGGCGACCCACGCACCGTCGCGCTCAAACCCGTCAANNGTCATAGGCCTCTTTTCAACCCTTCTTGGGTACCAGGGCAGGACTTCGGCCACGGCGCGGTCGACGGGMAACCCGACCGAGTAGGAGAAGTTGTGGTGCTTGGCGCTCGGCCAGTCCAGAAAGCCGTGCGTACCGCCGGCGGAATCGGTGCGAATCTTGATNCCCCGCCTCGAACAGTACGCGGAGGGCAACTGCCTCACGGAGTCCTTGACGACCTGGATGTGGTCACTGGCGGTGTTGGAACCGGCGTTGCCGGGGCACAACAGGACCCCAAGGGTTCCATGCTTCCCTCGATGCCGTGATTCNAGGAAGGACATGAGCGGATGGAATCCGAAACCTTTCTTTCACGTCGGCCGNGCGTCCTCCTTCTCCGAGCGAGAGTTCAGGAGCGACGCATCCAAGTCGATGTCCAGCGGGCTCTCCGCACTGACGCCTTGCAAGGGCGAATCCATCCTGGCTGCNGCCCACACATGCGCCCGCGCCGCAGTCCCGGCGTTGTTGATAGCCGCCAACGCTTTCCCCAGCCGCACCGTTGACGGGACCTTGAACTGCCGATTGATGGTGGGGCCAGAGGCCAGCAGAGCGTACACCTCCGGCTGGTTCCTGAGCCGGTCAACGTCGGAAGCTGCGTCCCCGCCCGTGGCCAACGAGAGCGCCAGATCGGTGAGAATCTTCCCGGGNTTATGGGTGGCGAACGGGTTGCGCCACGGCTCCAACGGCTCAGCCAAACCCACTATGATCTTTGAGGCCTTCACCATCGGATTCAGGATCTCCTGCCAGCTTGGGGCACCACCCCGTCACCGGTGGCATCACGCGGATAGAGGGTAAAACCGGTAAGGTAGTTCACATGCAAGGTGCTGTTGATGTGTAATTAAAATGCTGTGTGGTAACTACATTTTCCCACATGAGCCAGCGGGATCGGATGCTGCGTTGCAGATTGTGTGTGGATTCGCGGAAGCGAGGCAGCATCAGGCCGACACTGACCAAGAGCACGGCCAAACTTTCGAGAACTGTAAAGGACCAGTTGAGGGCACCAATGAAGGGACTGGTATGGGTGGACGATTCTTCGACGAGCCCCAGCGCTAGTCGGTTACCCAGTGCCAAGGCCATCAGAGTACATCCGACCGCGAAGCAGGCGACTCCAGATTTGAAAGATTTGCCCAGCGTTTTGGGCAGGAATTTCAGGCAGTTTAGTGCGATGTCGGCGCAGACCCAGATGATGAATGCCGATCCTACCCAGAGGAATAGTTGCATGCCTGGCTGGTTGCCGTAGGCGATGGGTAAGTTTTGGTTTGTCTCCTCCACGCGACTAGCGAAGAAGCCGACGACGACGCAGGCGCTGGTCACGGCGGAACCCAGCCGTCCGCGCACGAGGTGGTGGCGCCGTCGTGCTTGATCGGTAAAGACGGCAAGGATCGTGGCGATGTGGAATTGCCAGAAGCCGACAATGATTGTCAGGACCAGAAGTAGACCGACGTGGTTGTGCCCGCCGAGGAGCGGATCTACCGTGTTGTAGACGGCGGGAATGAATAGGGTGCAGGCGAGGGCGGCGAAGAATGTGGCGCGCAGGACAGGGCCCCGTTCCTTATCTGTAGCCGTGGGAATCCTGAAGAAGGTGAGCAGCCACAACATTGCTGCCGGCACGTATTCCATTATCCAAAGACCTTTTAAAGCCCGATTGGTCATCGGGAGGATCCTGATTGCGGGCGTGGATACGTGCGGTCAGGAGGTCGGCCAAGTATTCTGCCGTGGCTTCGTCATCGTCGTCGAAACTGGTCCGGCCGAGCACTTTCAACGGGGTTTCTGGGAACCCTGGGAGGCGTACAAGTTCTAGGGACGTGGCGGTGAGCTGGTGGTTCAGGATCATATGGGAGAACTCATGCAGGATAATTTGTTGCCGCTGCCAGGCTGAGCGTGGAGGAGCATGCACGACGACATCAAAATCCTTGTACGAAACGTACATTCCGCAGAGGTCATCTCCGCGCATGGCGGGTAATTCCACGATGGTGATGGGCCGGCCGGTTTTGGCTTCGAGCCATGCCTGGATGCTGTGAAGGTCGGGGTGTGCGTCTAGTTGCAGTCCCTGGTTGGCTTCGCGGGCGTCACGGCGAATCTTCCGGTCACTCACGGCCAGACCTTGACTCCGGCGGTGGCCATCGAAGCAGGATGCTGGAGGACGTTCATGCGTGGAGCCCCTCGACTACTTTTGCGACTGTGTCGATTCGCTGTGTACTTCATGCTAGATCCGTCCACTGGAGGCTGAACAGGGCGAGCTCAAATTCTCCTGCTATTTCTTGTTGTTCTGCCGCGCCAAATAGTCTCTGAGGCCGGTTTCTCCTCGGCGCATCAGCGCTGCATGGGCGTATGTGAAGGCGGGTCTTGCTATAGGGCTGAGGAATGTCATCCAGCGGCTCGTGGGTCGTACCCGCCATTCAATCTTCATTTCCGTGTGGCCGTTGTCTTTTGTTGACAGGACGACGCGGCCGTTTCCGGCCAGGTCTCCTCCGGCGTCAAAGACCACTTCTCGGGGACTCTCGACCAGAGTCGGGTGGTAGGAGACCGACAGCGTGTATCCGAGCGATGCCTTGAAGTTAAGAGTGGCGGTTGTGGCAAGCAGTAATTCACTGGCTGACGTGCCGATAACCGGTGTCCGTTCCAGTGGTTTTGCCAGGGTGCACCCTGGCCACCAATCTGGCCAGGCCATGTCAGGATCAGCAATGACGTTCCAAACTTCTTGCTGACTGTTGGGGAATGTCCATGAGGAAGAGAGATCGTATAGGCGAGCCGTCATGGGGATATTCTTGCACGGCAGTTTCGTTGGGAGGGCCATTCACGGAGGGTGCGGGTCTGCCCAAGATTTGCTTGACAGGTTGGGCTGAAATTCTGCTGGGCGATATTTGGCCATTCCGGTGGGTAAGCAGTGGATTGACCCTTTCTGAATCGCGTTTGCGCCGAGCTCACTAATAGGCGTAAGTGAGAGTCATGGACAGGCCTGAGAATGAAGTGTTAGCAGGATCGCCTATTTGCCAGGCTCGGAAGTGCGGAAGGGCCGCGCAAAGCCGTCCACGGATACTGATTTTAGAGCGTTTTTCCCTAAGCCTTAAGGCCAATGTGAGTACTTTTAGTCGGGGGTAAGCAGAAAGAGTCAGAGCTCCACCGGCATGGTGCGCTCAGCCGCAGCAATCGATGATGGAGCCGCCATGCTGAACGCCAACAGCCAAAGCGGCAAAGACCCAATAGCAAACCTCAACCCGGTAGACCGCGGGAACCTCATGGTGCCAGCGCAACGAGCCCGCAAGCGCCAGCCCTATATCGCGCACTACCCGCCCAGCACTATCTGAGGCGAAAAGCTGCAAGAGGAATAGGTAGATGGATGGCGGCTCTCATACCTCAACAAGGGCCCGTTAGTTTCCCCGGAACGTGGGGAACTATCAACGCCCGGAGTTCAGGCAGAACGCAGAAAGGCGCCGGGCCACGCAGCACCAGCGAGCGGCTGCGGCTGTGGACACTACGCAGTTCTTCCCGGCGGAGGACGTCACATCTCCACGTTCCTGCCCCAAGACAGCAAAGGGCAGGACGAGGCGGCCACAGCCCACTGGCTACCCTACGACCAGCAGCACACCGTAATACCCGTTCTCTACGCGGTGAGGCTATTCAACGTCTGGGAGGCGCCGTACATGTCAGCCAACCGGAACAAGAAGCGGCAGTGCATCAGGGGAGGCATGTACGAATAGGCCAGACAGCCTACGTGCCCAACCAAGACGCGTCCAACCAGATTCGGCAACTATTCCACGAAGTCAAAGTGGTTCACAACATGGCCGCCACCATGTGGCAGGTAGTCAACGGGGTCTCGAGCTTCAGGCCATGACCATCTCAGCAACTACCTCCGAATGCCAGAGCTACGCCACAGGATTCGCGGCCATGCGCCGAACACTCCCCGATGGCATGCGCCTACTGAACGTGCGTGTCGACCGATAGGGATCCGGCGATTGATGGATGTCCGGTAGTTTCCCTCAGTGCAAGCTCACATGAGAAGGTCTTGTTAACTGACTACCTGCGCAAATTAACCAGACAGGCACAAACTGTCATATGCTAGGCGTACCACAACCTGTGCATAACAGGTGCATAACTAGCGATTACTTGTGGATAACCATGTGTGTAGCGCTGGGGCGAAGGGATTCACCAAGTGGCAAATGTTCAAGATGTAGCCGCATACATCATCTCTAAATGCGGATCGATTACGGCCATGAAGCTCCANAAACTGGCGTACTACTCCCAAGCTTGGCACCTTGTCTGGGAAGACAAACCACTCTTTGGATCCAAAATTCAGGCATGGGCAAATGGCCCCGTAATTTACGATCTTTACAATAAACACCGAGGGCTATTCACTGTAGATGAATGGGTTTACGGTGACGCGACTAAGCTCGATCCTGCTGAATCTTCGACAGTCGATGCTGTTATCAAGTCGTACGGGATATATAACGCTCACCAGTTGAGTGAAATGACTCATCGTGAAGACCCTTGGAAGTTGGCGCGGACGGGCGTAGCCGAGGGCCACAGGAGCGAAGCTAACATTACTGATGCTTCCCTACACGAGTACTACCACGGCCTGTCGGCCTAGCAAGTCCGGGTATGGGGAAAAACAGAAGGAAGTGCGCGAAAAATCGCGGTCCCAACTGGGGATGGATCCAGACTAAAACACCTGTCTTATCTGAAGTCGATTCGTCAGATGAGAAACACACAGTCGTACTGGATGTAGAAAACACAGACATTTCCAAACGGCGCGTTGTTTGGCGATTCGGAGGTATCGATAGAGAAGGCGCTTGGTCGCCCTCGCTGTTGACTACCAAAGAAGTCGTAAATCTAATGGATAAAATGTCAAGTTTTGAAACGATGACTCTCGGTGAGTTATTTATGCCCGGTTCAGAGCACGGTAAGACATACGAAATTTCCACCATGCCGGACGCTGCTCTCAAGCGTCTAGAAGAGCTGTACTTTGATGACGAAACCGAGATTGCTCGACTTCGGCTACAATCCACGCAGCGGCTCTACGGGTTCTTAAGAGAGCACGTATTTCATGTCCTATGGTGGGACCCTAAGCATCAAGTATGGCCGAGCCAGAAATAATCGTCCAAGCCAGAAAGTGCCCGCCAATCCTAAGTTCTAAGTTCTAAGGTCAACAGAATTGCAAGTTCGGCGTTGATAAAGTAACAGCACTTGCTATGGGATCGGGGCTGACTGGCTACACCGAGGTCTGCCAACAGGCCGGTGCGGCAGTTTCGACCGACTCGCCATAAACGCGCCAGAATCAGCGACTATTGCTAACTTTTAGTACCTTTCATTGTTGTAAACCACCCTCTAGAATAAAAGGGAATACGGGGTCTTGACAAGTCAAAATCACCCTCTCAGCCTAAAGCGGGGTCATCAGTTCGAATCTGATAGGGGCCCAAAAGCCCGGAATCTAGCGGTTTTGGTATGAAAATGGTCCTTTTAGGGGCCATTTTCAGCTTAACGCGCCACAAACCCGCCATAAACCCTCCAGATTGAAGCCCGTTTTCTCCTCTTTCTGGACGGGAATCGTCCCTGCCATGAACACTTTTGGCTGATGCCGGGTCGAGGCTGAGTCAGATAGTGCTGGCAAGCCAGGCTTGTTGATGATGAAGAACTAGCCAGAATCTTCTCATTCGTTGTCATTGCATTGCCTTGGTACTGAAGACCTGTCGTTGATGAGGCGCCTTCTGGTATCGGAAGGTGTACGGGATGTGGCAGGGGAGGGA from Arthrobacter polaris encodes:
- the istA gene encoding IS21 family transposase, with the translated sequence MADYRHIMSLLVRGYSYRDVQALXGCSHRTIAKARQILEAEAFTTEDQVKALTAEDVDRLFTDGRKAASGEFVPIDIEAVVAARIGRKKPPLKVLWARYLENPVSGTARFYGYDRFCEIVAEHVRVNDLTSPITHAPGRTMQVDWAGTRMQLTDPITRDTASLDXFVASLPYSGMIFAHGFLDEKMAAWCDAHRRAFEYFDGVCQVIVPDNASTASNQISRYXKARDVNQSYAAFLEHYQCAAAPTRAAAPKEKGNVEAGVKVVTNWVIHYLADRRFTDLDELNEAVAEQVEVINDRTPFRGEARSRRAWFQEMEHAELMELPAQRWQQVQWRKAKVSXDWHVQVDTAKYSVPNQHAGQVLDVRIVGEHVTILAGGDIVATHQRATRRNSFVTDDSHAPAGYEDTSLLWTRAYFLRQAAKVGPYTEQALRQLLDRLKIEAQGYRSCMNILGLGKGNNRSLLEAACRTLCTQEPVRLVSYTALKHQISVERAAHTGRPLVQDPPAHGPGAPPAPALGSRETRGAHLGGISQFSLEALTRTTGAADGKEAGHA
- a CDS encoding ATP-binding protein codes for the protein MLDDHLTEDDMGLFTGLRMTAFGQAVIDIANDPACDTWTFSKKIRHALELETTARSQRRILKLLKESKTPNLAACVEEIHYRPDRTLNRNVIERLASCRWIENATNLVILGKSSVGKSYLAQAMVNAACRRGYTARYYRLDDLANTLAVYHRSDPERLAFLRTLHDCDTLFLDXLLTTTITRETASELLNILAARENRGSTVVSSQFDPEDWYKSLHEAVIAESILNRIVSTSELIQLDGPNMRQHTHKQREGGATQX
- a CDS encoding nuclear transport factor 2 family protein; amino-acid sequence: MTEQSNISNLVNLYYKTVDSNPTGVYKLFSEDSHYSRPGYERMEGIRQIRHFYDKSRIIISGMHEIEDVIIXGNYAAVFGVFNGIIIGEKKVTIKFADKFIXSDSLISSRTTYFFSPAV
- a CDS encoding acetyl-CoA carboxylase biotin carboxylase subunit family protein, with amino-acid sequence MNILLCKYDTTDDLAEWILNAGHKVYLILDASGAARSLNQEILNRMEEIFYISSFDSIEQLASIAVDIKVREIKIDKIASFTEYSQYGAGFLCQMLGVSSYSIELASNTRDKRKMKYELNKAGLNVPKFYSIQNXQKAKITEIEQFVGYPLVIKPASGMATMLTARINNRRDLIXILXDYDSGPDIWADALIAEEFISGVEYHIDAVWRDGEPWFFTVGQYFVPRLSIQNSSTSLNGSFILDEEENLELYAELKKIQDTINKTFGISEGVTHLEVFREDQSGSLVXSEIATRFAGGVVXKTIGHAIGVDEKIVWIHELSGGAKKTXSFAAGKFRYVGFVNLAPSSSGTINGMPDPVRLASDPNVLEVVTARKVGDFVDITHPSVWCSLPILXADSQEELWSTANRIASEYSVTVS
- a CDS encoding SRPBCC family protein; translation: MTARLYDLSSSWTFPNSQQEVWNVIADPDMAWPDWWPGCTLAKPLERTPVIGTSASELLLATTATLNFKASLGYTLSVSYHPTLVESPREVVFDAGGDLAGNGRVVLSTKDNGHTEMKIEWRVRPTSRWMTFLSPIARPAFTYAHAALMRRGETGLRDYLARQNNKK
- a CDS encoding Panacea domain-containing protein; the protein is MKLXKLAYYSQAWHLVWEDKPLFGSKIQAWANGPVIYDLYNKHRGLFTVDEWVYGDATKLDPAESSTVDAVIKSYGIYNAHQLSEMTHREDPWKLARTGVAEGHRSEANITDASLHEYYHGLSA